The proteins below are encoded in one region of Streptomyces marianii:
- a CDS encoding chaplin yields the protein MKFRRTTTVLAGLVMAMGMASPALADSGATGVATGSPGVLSGNVIQIPVHIPVNSCGNSVNLIAVLNPAFGNLCVND from the coding sequence ATGAAGTTCAGAAGGACAACGACGGTGCTGGCGGGACTCGTGATGGCCATGGGAATGGCTTCGCCCGCGCTTGCGGACTCCGGTGCCACCGGTGTCGCGACCGGCTCGCCGGGAGTGCTTTCCGGGAACGTCATCCAGATTCCCGTACACATTCCGGTGAATTCCTGCGGCAACTCCGTCAATCTCATTGCCGTGCTGAACCCTGCGTTCGGCAACCTCTGTGTGAACGACTGA
- a CDS encoding DM13 domain-containing protein, producing the protein MRTSVIRRPVVIVGLVVVAVVAVAGLYWFQPWKLWVDETVREELPAAAPADAASPDAPGASADTTPPAASAPEVLATGRFISHEHDTTGSVKIVRLADGSRTLRIEGLDTSSGPDLRVWITDAPVKEGKDGWHVFDDGQYVSLGKLKGNKGDQNYALPADADLNRLTSVTIWCDRFDVSFGAAELGKAAA; encoded by the coding sequence ATGAGGACTTCGGTGATACGCAGACCCGTGGTGATCGTGGGGCTGGTGGTGGTCGCGGTGGTGGCCGTCGCCGGGCTGTACTGGTTCCAGCCCTGGAAGCTCTGGGTGGACGAGACCGTGCGCGAGGAACTGCCCGCGGCCGCCCCGGCCGACGCGGCCTCGCCGGACGCACCGGGGGCGTCCGCGGACACGACGCCGCCGGCCGCGTCCGCGCCGGAAGTGCTGGCCACGGGGCGCTTCATCAGCCATGAGCACGACACGACCGGCAGTGTGAAGATCGTCCGACTCGCCGACGGCTCCCGCACCCTCCGGATCGAGGGCCTGGACACCAGCAGCGGCCCCGACCTGCGCGTCTGGATCACCGACGCACCGGTGAAGGAGGGCAAGGACGGCTGGCACGTCTTCGACGACGGGCAGTACGTCAGCCTCGGCAAGCTGAAGGGCAACAAGGGCGACCAGAACTACGCGCTGCCCGCCGACGCCGATCTCAACCGCCTGACCAGCGTCACCATCTGGTGCGACCGCTTCGACGTCTCCTTCGGCGCCGCGGAGCTCGGCAAGGCGGCCGCGTAG
- a CDS encoding thiolase family protein, with translation MTDRLRDVYVVDAVRTPIGKYGGALAGVRPDDLAAGVLGALVSRSPELDPARIDDVFFGDANGAGEDNRDVARMAVLLAGLPVTVPGTTVNRLCGSGMEAVIQAARAVAVGDASIAVAGGVESMSRAPWVLQKPDRGFPAAHQQLHSTTLGWRMVNPRMPQEWTVGLGEGAELLADRYGIGRDEQDAFALASHRNAARAWADGLYDGEVVPVDGVDLTRDECIRDATSTEALAALKPVFRKDGTVTAGNSSPLNDGAAALLLVDEDGLRATGREPLARVGASAVTGIEPQYFGAGPVEAARRALKKAGREFGELHTVELNEAFAAQALACLGQWPDLDPARVNPRGGAIAIGHPLGASGARLTGAVAHQLAAAGSGTGLATLCIGVGQGLALVLER, from the coding sequence ATGACCGACCGCCTCCGTGACGTCTACGTCGTGGACGCCGTCCGCACCCCCATCGGCAAGTACGGCGGCGCCCTCGCCGGGGTGCGGCCCGACGACCTGGCCGCCGGGGTGCTCGGCGCCCTCGTCTCCCGTTCGCCCGAGCTCGACCCGGCACGGATCGACGACGTCTTCTTCGGCGACGCCAACGGTGCCGGCGAGGACAACCGGGACGTGGCGCGGATGGCCGTGCTGCTCGCCGGCCTGCCGGTCACCGTGCCCGGCACGACCGTGAACCGGTTGTGCGGCTCCGGCATGGAGGCCGTCATCCAGGCCGCGCGCGCCGTCGCCGTCGGCGACGCGTCCATCGCCGTCGCGGGCGGCGTCGAGTCCATGAGCCGCGCCCCCTGGGTGCTGCAGAAGCCCGATCGCGGCTTCCCCGCCGCCCACCAGCAGCTGCACTCGACCACGCTGGGCTGGCGGATGGTCAATCCGCGGATGCCGCAGGAGTGGACGGTGGGCTTGGGCGAGGGCGCCGAGCTGCTGGCCGACCGGTACGGCATCGGCCGCGACGAACAGGACGCGTTCGCCCTCGCCAGCCACCGCAACGCCGCCCGCGCCTGGGCCGACGGGTTGTACGACGGCGAGGTGGTCCCCGTCGACGGCGTGGACCTGACCCGGGACGAGTGCATTCGCGACGCCACCTCCACCGAGGCCCTGGCCGCGCTGAAGCCGGTCTTCCGCAAGGACGGCACGGTCACCGCGGGCAACTCCTCGCCGCTCAACGACGGCGCCGCCGCGCTGTTGCTCGTGGACGAGGACGGGCTGCGCGCCACCGGCCGGGAGCCGCTCGCCCGCGTCGGCGCCTCGGCCGTCACCGGTATCGAGCCGCAGTACTTCGGCGCGGGCCCGGTCGAGGCCGCCCGGCGTGCGCTGAAGAAGGCCGGCCGCGAGTTCGGCGAACTGCACACGGTGGAGCTCAACGAGGCCTTCGCCGCGCAGGCGCTGGCCTGCCTGGGCCAGTGGCCGGACCTCGATCCGGCCCGCGTCAACCCGCGCGGCGGCGCCATCGCCATCGGTCACCCGCTCGGCGCCTCCGGGGCCAGGCTCACCGGGGCCGTCGCCCACCAGCTCGCGGCCGCGGGCTCGGGCACGGGCCTCGCGACGCTGTGCATCGGCGTCGGGCAGGGACTGGCCCTGGTCCTGGAGAGGTGA
- a CDS encoding glycosyltransferase family 4 protein: MPRAPELPPALPSGEGPDRVRRTVQRPPSGPGAGPRADRTVVLHVVQQADGGMARVVLDLVAHQVRGGTPVAVACPGGGMLADAVLALGAGVHRWRAGKKPGPLLPHEVGQLSRIVGAAGPRLVHAHGPKAGLAARLALRGRIPTVFQPHVWSFGAAGTLLAGPARRWERYGARWADRIVCVSETERRKGAAAGVEALWTVVPNGVDTERFRPAADGARRNLPPLVADLPASAPLVVCVGRLCRQKGQDVLLAAWEQVLRRLPNARLVLVGDGPGADALRASAPASVRFAGDQPDSAPWYRAADLVVVPSRWESMALTPLEAMACGRPVVVTDVAGTRESLPPGHALFCTTPPQDPYALATAVGDLLLNGPLRRTLGSQGRQHVLATHDVRHSASAIANVYREVSAARPTGGGSTGD; encoded by the coding sequence ATGCCCCGTGCACCGGAACTCCCGCCGGCCCTTCCGTCCGGAGAGGGCCCCGACCGGGTCCGGCGCACCGTCCAGCGCCCGCCGTCCGGACCGGGCGCGGGCCCACGTGCGGACCGGACGGTCGTGCTCCACGTCGTCCAGCAGGCCGACGGCGGGATGGCCCGGGTCGTCCTGGACCTGGTGGCCCATCAGGTCCGCGGAGGAACTCCGGTGGCGGTGGCATGCCCGGGCGGCGGCATGCTCGCGGACGCCGTGCTCGCGCTCGGCGCCGGTGTCCACCGGTGGCGTGCCGGGAAGAAACCCGGCCCGCTGCTGCCCCACGAGGTGGGGCAACTCTCCAGGATCGTCGGCGCCGCCGGCCCACGGCTCGTGCACGCGCACGGGCCCAAGGCCGGGCTCGCCGCCCGGCTCGCGCTGCGCGGCCGGATCCCCACCGTCTTCCAGCCGCACGTCTGGTCGTTCGGTGCGGCCGGCACCCTCCTGGCCGGCCCGGCCCGCCGATGGGAGCGCTACGGGGCTCGCTGGGCCGACCGCATCGTCTGCGTCAGCGAGACGGAGCGGCGCAAGGGTGCGGCGGCCGGCGTCGAGGCGCTGTGGACCGTCGTCCCCAACGGCGTGGACACCGAGCGGTTCCGGCCCGCCGCGGACGGAGCGCGGCGGAACCTTCCGCCACTGGTCGCCGACCTGCCCGCGTCCGCGCCCCTCGTGGTGTGCGTGGGACGGCTGTGTCGGCAGAAGGGGCAGGACGTACTGCTGGCGGCATGGGAGCAGGTCCTGCGCAGACTGCCGAACGCCCGCCTCGTGCTGGTCGGGGACGGCCCCGGGGCCGACGCCCTGCGCGCGTCGGCCCCGGCGTCCGTCCGGTTCGCGGGCGACCAGCCGGACTCCGCGCCCTGGTACCGGGCGGCTGATCTGGTCGTCGTCCCGTCGCGCTGGGAGAGCATGGCCCTGACGCCCCTGGAGGCGATGGCCTGCGGCCGGCCGGTCGTGGTCACGGATGTCGCGGGAACGCGGGAGAGCCTGCCACCGGGGCACGCACTGTTCTGCACGACGCCCCCGCAGGATCCGTACGCCCTTGCCACGGCCGTGGGCGACCTGCTGCTCAACGGCCCGCTGCGCAGGACACTGGGCAGCCAGGGCCGCCAGCACGTCCTCGCCACGCACGACGTACGGCACAGCGCCTCCGCGATCGCGAACGTCTACCGCGAGGTCTCGGCCGCCCGGCCCACGGGCGGCGGCTCGACGGGGGACTGA
- a CDS encoding chaplin, giving the protein MRQVISKGILTAAAATGILSLTSVYASADSQADAEAANSPGVLSGNNVQAPVHVPVNVCGNSLNVVGVLNPAFGNACVNASDGGAGGASAEGATVGSPGVASGNNVQVPVDVPVNACGNTIDVIGALNPAGGNNCGSGTAETPLTPESPVTPEMPETPVIPEMPETPVTPEMPETPVTPEMPETPETPETPVTPVTPESPVTPEMPEVPEVPEVPEVLVPVVDTPVDDRVVDSSTTEQLAQTGGNAGTLAAGAAAVGLLAGGALLYRRGTAAARR; this is encoded by the coding sequence ATGCGACAGGTCATCAGCAAGGGAATTCTGACGGCCGCGGCGGCCACCGGGATTCTGTCCTTGACCAGTGTGTACGCCAGCGCCGACTCCCAGGCCGACGCCGAGGCAGCGAACTCGCCCGGCGTACTGTCGGGCAACAACGTCCAGGCCCCCGTGCACGTGCCGGTCAACGTCTGCGGCAATTCCCTGAACGTGGTCGGGGTCCTCAACCCCGCGTTCGGCAATGCCTGCGTCAACGCCTCCGACGGGGGCGCGGGCGGAGCGTCCGCGGAGGGTGCCACTGTGGGCTCCCCGGGCGTCGCCTCCGGCAACAACGTCCAGGTGCCGGTGGACGTCCCGGTCAACGCCTGCGGGAACACCATCGACGTCATCGGCGCCCTGAACCCGGCCGGCGGCAACAACTGCGGCAGCGGCACGGCCGAGACGCCGCTGACGCCGGAGAGCCCGGTCACCCCCGAGATGCCCGAGACCCCGGTGATCCCGGAGATGCCCGAGACCCCGGTGACGCCGGAGATGCCCGAGACCCCGGTGACGCCGGAGATGCCCGAGACCCCGGAGACCCCGGAGACCCCGGTGACCCCGGTGACGCCGGAGAGCCCGGTCACCCCCGAGATGCCGGAGGTTCCCGAGGTTCCCGAGGTTCCCGAGGTCCTGGTTCCTGTGGTGGACACCCCTGTCGACGACCGGGTCGTCGACTCCTCGACGACGGAGCAGCTGGCCCAGACCGGCGGCAACGCCGGCACCCTGGCGGCCGGTGCCGCCGCGGTCGGCCTGCTGGCCGGCGGCGCCCTGCTGTACCGCCGCGGGACGGCCGCCGCGCGTCGCTGA
- a CDS encoding chaplin — protein MKRIAKSVVFAGTGVALIMGGAGMAVADSGAAGAAEGSPGVASGNVAQLPVHVPVGVCGNTVDVVGLLNPAFGNVCAND, from the coding sequence ATGAAGCGAATCGCGAAGTCGGTCGTGTTTGCGGGCACGGGCGTCGCCCTGATCATGGGCGGTGCGGGCATGGCCGTCGCGGACAGCGGCGCGGCCGGTGCCGCCGAGGGCTCGCCCGGCGTCGCGTCCGGCAACGTGGCCCAGCTCCCGGTCCACGTCCCGGTGGGCGTCTGCGGCAACACCGTCGACGTCGTCGGTCTGCTGAACCCGGCCTTCGGCAACGTCTGCGCCAACGACTGA
- a CDS encoding IclR family transcriptional regulator domain-containing protein produces MPAAPPAEAVAPLMRGIAVLRALSDAGGRMDLSDLARSTGLARSTADRVAATLARMGYVRLRAHQVRLAPRLMELGNAYLAALSLPRRLGPLAERLADELDEPVSLAVPDRDGIRFVHQTTRRRAMSPTFRIGDLLPYERTAAGAVFAAVWTERTWASRIGDAPGADDGGTPFGAGRSTAGEEAFRRRAAGAGEAGWALDDQLIEPGLVAVALPVHDREGSVVCAVNVVSHTSRHTADSLGRAVLPAVRETVAAMEEELRRDRPAAGAPAPDGLAHWTTASKQELGAEFVESLARGLTVITAFGEGRPELSLTAVAEATGLARATARRALITLEHLGYVCSGDRVFRLTPRVLSLGCPALSRTTLPDIAVPHMAELVRRVHDSASLAVLDGDDIRYTARVATERITSVDITVGTRFPAYAASMGRVLLAGLPARERADRLARTALRPLTSHTVTDPARLLGLLDRVRDEGFALVDEELEEGLRSLAVPVRDHTDRIVAALNVAMHTARRTTDECLAGVLPPLRATAAAIESDLHIAGRFARVPEV; encoded by the coding sequence ATGCCAGCCGCTCCCCCCGCTGAGGCCGTGGCTCCGCTGATGCGCGGTATCGCCGTGCTGCGCGCCCTCAGCGACGCGGGCGGCCGGATGGACCTCAGCGACCTGGCGCGCTCCACTGGGCTGGCCCGCTCGACCGCCGACCGCGTCGCGGCGACGCTGGCGCGGATGGGGTACGTACGCCTCCGGGCCCATCAGGTCCGGCTGGCTCCACGGCTCATGGAACTGGGCAACGCCTACCTCGCCGCGCTGTCCCTGCCGCGCCGGCTCGGCCCGCTCGCCGAGCGCCTCGCCGACGAGCTCGACGAGCCGGTCTCGCTCGCCGTCCCCGACCGCGACGGCATCCGCTTCGTCCACCAGACCACCCGGCGGCGGGCCATGTCGCCCACCTTCCGGATCGGCGACCTGCTGCCGTATGAACGCACCGCCGCGGGCGCGGTGTTCGCGGCCGTATGGACCGAGCGCACCTGGGCGTCCCGGATCGGTGACGCCCCCGGGGCCGACGACGGAGGCACGCCGTTCGGGGCCGGAAGGTCCACCGCCGGGGAGGAGGCGTTCCGGCGACGGGCAGCGGGCGCCGGCGAGGCCGGCTGGGCCCTGGACGACCAGCTCATCGAGCCGGGACTGGTCGCCGTCGCCCTGCCCGTGCACGACCGCGAGGGCTCCGTCGTCTGCGCGGTGAACGTGGTCAGCCACACCAGCCGGCACACCGCGGACTCGCTCGGCCGCGCCGTGCTGCCGGCGGTGCGGGAGACCGTCGCCGCGATGGAGGAGGAGCTGCGGCGGGACCGCCCGGCCGCGGGGGCACCCGCGCCGGACGGCCTCGCCCACTGGACCACGGCCTCCAAGCAGGAACTCGGCGCGGAGTTCGTGGAGTCGCTGGCCAGGGGACTCACCGTGATCACCGCTTTCGGCGAGGGCCGCCCCGAACTGTCCCTCACCGCGGTCGCCGAGGCCACCGGCCTGGCCCGGGCCACCGCCCGCCGCGCGCTCATCACCCTGGAGCACCTCGGCTACGTCTGCTCCGGGGACCGCGTCTTCCGGCTCACTCCGCGCGTGCTGTCCCTCGGCTGCCCCGCGCTGTCCCGGACGACGCTCCCCGACATCGCCGTCCCGCACATGGCGGAACTGGTTCGCCGCGTGCACGACTCCGCGTCCCTCGCGGTCCTCGACGGGGACGACATCCGCTACACCGCGCGCGTCGCCACCGAGCGGATCACGAGTGTCGACATCACCGTCGGCACCCGCTTCCCCGCGTACGCCGCCTCCATGGGGCGGGTCCTGCTGGCCGGACTCCCCGCCCGGGAGCGTGCGGACCGTCTCGCCCGCACCGCACTGCGCCCGCTGACCTCACATACCGTCACCGATCCGGCACGCCTGCTCGGCCTCCTCGACCGCGTCCGTGACGAGGGGTTCGCACTGGTCGACGAGGAGCTGGAGGAGGGGCTCCGTTCGCTCGCCGTCCCCGTGCGCGACCACACGGACCGCATCGTCGCCGCGCTGAACGTCGCCATGCACACGGCCCGCCGCACGACCGACGAGTGCCTCGCCGGGGTCCTCCCCCCTCTCCGCGCCACGGCCGCCGCGATCGAATCCGACCTCCACATCGCGGGCCGATTCGCCCGCGTCCCCGAGGTCTGA
- a CDS encoding DUF5949 family protein has product MTSTPGAVRAFRPARLGTLVVIAWSGEHPDDERDMPFLLAYALGDGDGGPEGAEDAARQLLDDVGLPVGTEFVDAAESVGLPVTLLVEAGQAVLTMPHLTAQCTVPQEWLAAVRDRGHVYFIFATRPWPDAAPGIPVTEDGLREFVGDESVLSTAAHCLLPVRQLRG; this is encoded by the coding sequence GTGACCTCAACCCCCGGCGCGGTACGCGCCTTCCGCCCGGCCCGACTGGGCACCCTCGTCGTCATCGCTTGGAGCGGGGAGCACCCCGACGACGAGCGCGACATGCCCTTCCTGCTGGCCTACGCACTCGGGGACGGCGACGGCGGACCGGAGGGGGCCGAGGACGCGGCCCGGCAGCTGCTCGACGACGTGGGTCTGCCGGTCGGGACCGAGTTCGTGGACGCCGCCGAGTCCGTCGGGCTTCCCGTCACGCTGCTGGTGGAGGCGGGCCAGGCGGTGCTGACGATGCCCCACCTCACCGCGCAGTGCACGGTGCCGCAGGAGTGGCTGGCCGCGGTACGGGACCGGGGGCACGTGTACTTCATCTTCGCGACGCGGCCCTGGCCGGACGCCGCGCCGGGGATTCCGGTCACAGAGGACGGGCTGCGGGAGTTCGTCGGCGACGAGTCCGTGCTGTCGACAGCGGCACACTGTCTGCTGCCGGTCCGTCAGCTGCGTGGCTGA
- a CDS encoding rodlin, giving the protein MIKKVMAAAAVTASVIGASAAAAPQALAIGDDTGTTSASGVGASQVFGNSATYGAQSPQLALVQGSLNKPCVGLPAKANAGSLVGLVPVGVQDLNVLSSPQNQQCTENSTQAKGDEALSHILSDIPVLSGNGEGNS; this is encoded by the coding sequence ATGATCAAGAAGGTTATGGCTGCGGCTGCGGTCACGGCCTCCGTAATCGGTGCCTCGGCCGCCGCCGCCCCCCAGGCCCTGGCCATCGGCGACGACACCGGTACGACGTCCGCCAGTGGCGTCGGTGCCTCGCAGGTGTTCGGCAACTCGGCCACCTACGGTGCCCAGAGCCCGCAGCTCGCCCTGGTCCAGGGTTCGCTGAACAAGCCCTGCGTCGGTCTGCCGGCCAAGGCCAACGCCGGTTCGCTCGTCGGTCTGGTGCCGGTCGGCGTCCAGGACCTCAACGTCCTGTCCAGCCCGCAGAACCAGCAGTGCACGGAGAACTCGACCCAGGCCAAGGGTGACGAGGCCCTGTCGCACATTCTCTCCGACATCCCGGTGCTCTCCGGCAACGGCGAGGGCAACAGCTGA
- a CDS encoding CoA-transferase — MDKVNRSAAEAVGDSADHASLAVGGFGLDGVPNALVAALHARGVHGPGIVSDNPGTDGSGAPGPTPDEVRDKAGAEPS, encoded by the coding sequence ATGGACAAGGTCAATCGGTCCGCCGCAGAGGCGGTGGGCGACAGCGCGGACCACGCGTCGCTCGCCGTCGGCGGCTTCGGCCTCGACGGAGTGCCGAACGCGCTGGTAGCCGCGCTGCACGCCCGCGGGGTGCACGGGCCGGGCATCGTCTCCGACAACCCCGGCACGGACGGGAGCGGCGCCCCCGGGCCCACCCCCGACGAGGTACGAGACAAGGCAGGAGCTGAGCCGTCATGA
- a CDS encoding vitamin K epoxide reductase family protein, producing the protein MGTRARTRVPRPVTAPDDAPATGVGASRGFALMLVVTGAAGLLASWVITLDKFRLLEDPGFTPGCSLNPVVSCGSIMKSEQAAVFGFPNPMLGLVSYAVVIAVGAGLLAGARYRRWFWLALNGGALFGVVFCTWLQFQSLYRIGALCLWCCLAWVATIVLFCRVTRHTVGHRMLPAPAGLRDGLREFGWLPPVAWTGIIGMLVLTRWWDFWTG; encoded by the coding sequence ATGGGGACACGAGCCAGGACGCGCGTCCCGCGTCCCGTGACGGCGCCGGATGACGCCCCCGCGACCGGGGTGGGCGCGAGCCGGGGCTTCGCCCTGATGCTCGTGGTCACGGGCGCGGCGGGGCTGCTCGCCTCCTGGGTCATCACGCTCGACAAGTTCCGGCTGCTGGAGGACCCGGGCTTCACCCCGGGGTGCAGCCTCAACCCCGTCGTGTCGTGCGGCAGCATCATGAAGAGCGAGCAGGCGGCCGTCTTCGGCTTCCCCAACCCGATGCTGGGGCTCGTCTCGTACGCCGTGGTGATCGCGGTCGGGGCCGGGCTGCTGGCGGGGGCCCGGTACCGGCGCTGGTTCTGGCTCGCGCTCAACGGGGGAGCGCTCTTCGGGGTCGTCTTCTGCACGTGGCTGCAGTTCCAGTCGCTGTACCGGATCGGCGCCCTCTGCCTGTGGTGCTGTCTCGCCTGGGTCGCCACGATCGTCCTGTTCTGCCGGGTGACGCGGCACACCGTCGGGCACCGGATGCTGCCGGCACCGGCCGGTCTGCGGGACGGGCTGCGGGAGTTCGGCTGGCTGCCGCCGGTCGCGTGGACGGGGATCATCGGCATGCTGGTGCTCACCCGCTGGTGGGACTTCTGGACCGGCTGA
- a CDS encoding rodlin, whose protein sequence is MKKLWAAAAVTASVAGAALTAAPQAMAIGDDGGTTSLSGNDAAQIYGNSATYGAQSPQLSAVQGSLNKLCVGLPAKANAGSLVGLVPVGVQDIGVLANPQAQQCAENSTQAKGDEPLSHVLDDVPVLSGNGVNNH, encoded by the coding sequence ATGAAGAAGCTGTGGGCAGCAGCAGCCGTGACCGCGTCCGTGGCCGGAGCCGCGCTGACCGCCGCCCCGCAGGCAATGGCCATCGGCGACGACGGCGGCACGACGTCGCTGAGCGGCAATGACGCCGCGCAGATCTACGGCAACTCGGCCACCTACGGCGCCCAGAGCCCGCAGCTCAGCGCCGTTCAGGGTTCGCTGAACAAGCTGTGCGTGGGTCTGCCCGCTAAGGCCAACGCCGGTTCGCTCGTCGGTCTGGTGCCGGTCGGCGTCCAGGACATCGGTGTCCTGGCCAACCCGCAGGCCCAGCAGTGCGCCGAGAACTCGACCCAGGCCAAGGGCGACGAGCCGCTGTCGCACGTCCTGGACGACGTCCCGGTGCTCTCCGGCAACGGCGTCAACAACCACTGA
- a CDS encoding methyltransferase, which produces MNIFTTSWGDLGLTRFPEDPRDPLRAWDASDEYLLRHLEGETLDGTVVVVGDRWGALVTALAAQRPVQITDSWLTQQATRANLVRNRSVEEADGVRLLSTQDTPPDRIDVLLVRVPKSLALLEDQLQRLAPRLTADTLVVGTGMVTEIHTSTLKLFERIIGPTRTSLAVKKARLIHCAPAPDRTGPAAVPEDLWPRSYTLPAGIGVMSGRPVTNHAGIFCADRLDVGTRFFLEHLPDRRGPLRVVDLGCGNGVVGTAVAVANPEAEVVFTDESFQAVASAEATFRANTGPSARAAFAVGDALSGTERGSVDLVLNNPPFHTHRALTDSTSWRMFTGARRALRPGGELWVIGNRHLGYHVKLRRIFGNCGTVASNPKFVVLRAVKRG; this is translated from the coding sequence ATGAACATCTTCACCACGTCATGGGGCGACCTCGGGCTCACCCGCTTCCCCGAGGACCCCCGTGACCCGCTCCGCGCCTGGGACGCCTCGGACGAGTACCTGCTGCGCCATCTGGAGGGCGAGACGCTCGACGGCACCGTGGTCGTGGTGGGCGACCGCTGGGGAGCGCTGGTCACGGCACTCGCGGCACAGCGGCCCGTGCAGATCACCGACTCCTGGCTCACCCAGCAGGCGACCCGCGCCAACCTCGTCCGCAACCGCTCCGTCGAGGAGGCCGACGGCGTGCGTCTGCTGTCGACCCAGGACACCCCGCCGGACCGGATCGACGTCCTGCTGGTCCGCGTCCCCAAGAGCCTCGCGCTGCTCGAGGACCAGCTCCAGCGGCTCGCGCCCCGGCTGACCGCCGACACGCTCGTGGTCGGCACCGGCATGGTGACGGAGATCCACACCTCGACGCTGAAGCTCTTCGAGCGGATCATCGGCCCCACCCGAACGTCACTCGCGGTCAAGAAGGCCAGGCTCATCCACTGCGCCCCCGCACCGGACCGCACCGGACCCGCGGCCGTCCCGGAAGACCTCTGGCCTCGCAGCTACACGCTGCCGGCCGGCATCGGCGTGATGTCTGGACGCCCGGTGACCAATCACGCGGGGATCTTCTGCGCCGACCGCCTGGACGTCGGTACCCGCTTCTTCCTCGAACACCTCCCCGACCGCCGCGGTCCGCTGCGCGTCGTGGACCTGGGCTGCGGCAACGGCGTGGTCGGTACGGCCGTGGCGGTCGCCAACCCGGAGGCCGAGGTGGTGTTCACGGACGAGTCGTTCCAGGCCGTCGCCTCGGCGGAGGCCACCTTCCGGGCGAACACCGGACCGTCCGCCCGTGCCGCCTTCGCCGTCGGCGACGCGCTGTCCGGGACGGAGCGCGGGTCCGTCGACCTCGTGCTGAACAATCCGCCCTTCCACACCCACCGAGCGCTGACCGACAGCACCTCGTGGCGCATGTTCACCGGCGCCCGCAGGGCCCTGCGCCCCGGCGGCGAGCTGTGGGTGATCGGCAACCGGCACCTCGGCTACCACGTCAAACTGCGCCGGATCTTCGGGAACTGCGGGACAGTCGCGAGCAACCCGAAGTTCGTGGTCCTGCGCGCGGTGAAGCGCGGCTGA
- a CDS encoding chaplin, which translates to MSRTAKAFVLSTLAAAAVAGSTGIAAADSGAQAAAAASPGVLSGNVVQLPVHVPVNACGNTADVVGLLNPAFGNACVND; encoded by the coding sequence ATGTCGCGTACCGCGAAGGCTTTCGTCCTGTCCACCCTCGCCGCCGCCGCTGTTGCGGGTTCCACCGGCATCGCCGCCGCCGACAGCGGCGCGCAGGCCGCAGCGGCGGCTTCGCCGGGCGTGCTCTCCGGCAACGTCGTCCAGCTCCCGGTCCACGTGCCGGTCAACGCCTGCGGCAACACCGCCGATGTCGTCGGTCTGCTGAACCCGGCCTTCGGCAACGCCTGCGTCAACGACTGA
- a CDS encoding rodlin, which produces MLKKAMAAAAVTASVVGASAAAAPQALAVGNDTGTTSASGVGASQVFGNSATYGNMSPQMALVQGSLNKPCVGLPAKLNAGSLVGLVPVGVQDLNVLSSPQAQQCTENSTQAKGDEALSHILSDIPVLSANGQGNG; this is translated from the coding sequence GTGCTGAAGAAGGCTATGGCGGCTGCAGCCGTCACCGCGTCGGTCGTCGGCGCCTCGGCCGCGGCGGCGCCGCAGGCCCTGGCCGTCGGCAATGACACGGGCACCACGTCGGCCAGTGGCGTCGGCGCATCGCAGGTGTTCGGCAACTCCGCCACGTACGGCAACATGAGCCCGCAGATGGCTCTCGTCCAGGGTTCGCTGAACAAGCCCTGCGTGGGACTGCCGGCCAAGCTGAACGCCGGTTCGCTCGTCGGTCTGGTGCCGGTCGGCGTCCAGGACCTCAACGTCCTGTCCAGCCCGCAGGCCCAGCAGTGCACGGAGAACTCGACCCAGGCCAAGGGTGACGAGGCCCTGTCGCACATCCTCTCCGACATCCCGGTGCTCTCGGCCAACGGTCAGGGCAACGGCTGA